In the Streptomyces sp. 3214.6 genome, AGCCCGTCGAGCATGCGGGTGCCCAGGGTGGCCGCGCGTTCGGCGAGGCCGTTCTGGCGGACGTAGGCGAGGGTGGCCGTGCCGGCGGCCATGGCGAGTTGGTTGCCGCGAAACGTGCCCGCGTGGGCGCCCGGTTCCCAGACGTCGAGGTCGTCGCGGTAGACGATGACGGCGAGCGGCAGGCTGCCGCCGATGGCTTTGGACAGGACCATCACGTCAGGGGTGACCCCGCTGTGCTCCACCGCCCAGAAGGCGCCGGTCCGCCCAACGCCCGTCTGGACCTCGTCGGCGATCAACGGGATCGAGCGGTCGGCCGTGATCTGCCGCATACGGCGCATCCAGGCGTCCGGCGCGGGAATCACGCCACCCTCGCCCTGAACGGGTTCGAGGATCATCCCGGCGGGCAGCCGTACGCCCGACTTGGGATCGTCGAGGACGGACTCGGTCCAGCGGGCGGCGAGTTCGGCGCCGCGTTCGCCGCCGACGCCGAACGGACAGCGATAGTCCTGCGGATAGGGCAGCCGGGCCACCCGTACGTCGAAGGCGCCCCCGGACGCTTCGAGAGAGCCGGTGGTCATCCCGTGGTAGGCGCCGGTGAAGGCGAGGACGCCGGTGCGGCCGGTGGCGGCGCGGACCAGTTTGAGCGCGGCCTCCACGGCGTCCGTGCCGGCCGGTCCGCAGAACTGCACGCGCGCGTGGTCGGCGAGACCGGCCGGCAGGGTGCGGAACAGCTCGGTGATGAAAGCGTCCTTGACGGGCGTGGCGAGGTCGAGCACGTGCAGGGGCGCGCCCGAGTCGAGGACCTTGCGGATGGCCTCCAGCACGACGGGGTGGTTGTGGCCGAGCGCGAGGGTGCCGGCGCCCGAGAGGCAGTCGAGGTAGCGGCGGCCGTCCGCACCTTCGATGGTCAGCCCGCGTGCCCGCACCGGAACGATGGGCAGGGCCCGCGCATACGTGCGCGCCGCCGACTCGCGTGCCGACTGGCGCCGCAGGATGCCCTCGTGCGCCGGTTGCGCGCCCGACGAAGCGGCGACGATGGCCGTCCCGGCGGGGAACGCTCCGGCGGGGAACACTCCGGCGGAACGTCCCAAGGGGACCTCCTCGGGCACTGGCTCGGTCACGGCCACGGCTCCCTGTCCTCCCGCAGTTCAGAGGGCCGGGCGCGGACAGCGGACCCCCCACCGCTACCAACCCCGGACGGCTCTCCTGGTTACGGGTTGCCTCAAGATCCTTGCTGTGACCGAACAGTTGCCGTTCCGTCGGAAGTCCCCCACAGCGACCGCATATCGTGTGGTGGCATCGCACCTGGCCGTGAGACCCGCCTGAACTCGTCATGAGATCACCATGAGTTCCGCCCCGGGCGGAACGGCCGGTGTTTCAAGTTCGTTGACAGCAGGGGGAGTCAGACCATGCGATCCATACGGCCGTCGTTCACCGCTCGTCGGAGGAGGAACGCGCGCCGCAGAACCTCCCCCGTGCTGGGCGCCGTGGCCCTCGCCTCGGTGCTCGCACTCACGGCGACCGCCTGCGACTCGGGCGGCACCGACGCGGAAGGCCGGGCCGGCGCGACCGCGTCGGCCGCCGGCGACGGAAAGATCACGATCCCGGACGACATCAAGGACAAGCTCAAAGAGCACGGGATCGACCTCGACAAGTGGAAGAACGGCGCCTGGAAGAACTGGGACAAGGACGACTGGCTGCGGGAGGCGCAGGACTACATCAACCCGATCATCAAGGGGCTGTGGGACCCGGACCGGATGCGAAAGGCCGAGGACCCGGACCGGGCCGTCGACGACGGCGACCTCTCCGGTGACCAGGGCGTGACCGACCCGACGCCGGCGGCGGTGGACGCGAAGGCCGTGCCGACGACTTACCACGCCAACGCCCCCGAGGCGGGCAAGGTGTTCTTCGACTCCCCCGAGGGCACGATGGTGTGCTCGGCGACGGTCGTCCAGGACCCGGCGCACCCCGGCAAGTCCAACCTGGTGTGGACGGCGGGCCACTGCGTGCACGCCGGCAAGGGCGGCGGCTGGTACCGCAACCTCGTGTTCGTGCCGTCGTACAACGACAAGGGTCTGTCGGCCGAGCAGCTGCAGACGGCCACCAAGGAGCAGGCCGCTCCGTACGGCGTCTGGTGGGGCGACTGGACGAAGACCTCGGACCAGTGGATCGCGCAGGGCGGACAGACCGGCGGCAACGGCGCCTCGTACGACTACGCCGTCATCCATGTGACGCCGGAGGAGGGCGGTTCCGGCAAGTCCCTGGAGGAGACGGTCGGTTCGGCGCTGCCGGTGGACTTCAAGGCCCCAGCGGTGCCGAAGATCGACAGCATCACGGCGACCGGCTATCCGGCGGCGGCGCCCTACGACGGGCAGAAGCTGTACCAGTGCCAGGACAAGCCGGGGCGGTTCTCGATCAGCTCCTCGGACCCGACGATGTACCGCATCGGCTGCACGATGACCGGCGGCTCGTCGGGCGGCGGCTGGGTCGCGGCCGGGTCGAACGGCAAGCCCGCGCTGGTGTCCAACACCTCGATCGGCCCGGTGAAGGCCGGTTGGCTCGCAGGACCGCGGCTGGGTGACGTGGCCAAGGGTGTGTACGACTCGGTGAGTGACAAGTTCGCCGGTCAGTAGCCGGATCGGCGGTGGGATGCCTGTCGGGAACCTTCACCATCCCACCGCCGTTCGTCCCGAATTCCCCGGGCATAGTGGGGTGTCGCCTGCGCGCGGTCGTCGTACGGACTCGACCGACCGCATGACAGGCGCATGACATGGCGGGGCCCATGAGCCCTGCCGATTCCCACGCTCCGACGATCCACGCGCTTCGACGGATCCACATGCTTCAACGGGGGACATCGCACCATGCGTTCCACACGTACGCCCATCGCGCACCGGCACGGCCGGCGGCGCACTCTGCTCGCCGCCGGGCTCGTCACCGCCCTGGCACTGACGGCGACCGCCTGCAACGGCTCGGACGAGGACAAGGCCGGCGCCGGAGCCTCCCGGACCGCCGACGCCGGCTCCGGTGACGGCAAGGTCAAGGTTCCCGCCGACATCGCCGGCAAGCTCAAGCAGCACGGCATCGACGTCGACAAGTGGGCCGACGGCGGCTGGCAGGACTGGGACAAGGACAAGTGGCTCAGCGCCGCCAAGGACTTCGTCAACCCCGTGATCGAGGGCCTGTGGAAGCCGGAGCGGATGCAGTCCGCGAAGGAGGCGAACAAGACGGTCACGACCAAGGACGCCGCCGCCGACCAGGGCGTCAGCGACCCGGAGCCGGCGGCCGTCCAGGCGGCGGCCGAGAAGACGCCGTATCACGAGAACGCGGCCCCGGTCGGCAAGGTCTTCTTCGACTCGCCCGCGGGGGCGATGGTCTGCTCGGGCACGGTCATCAAGGACGTGAACCACCCGGGCAAGTCCAACCTCGTCTGGACGGCCGGTCACTGTGTGCACGCCGGCGGCGCCGGCGGCTGGTACCGCAACCTCGTGTTCGTCCCGGCCTACAACGACCTCGGCAAGAGCGAGGCGCAGCTCGGCAACGCCACCGCGGCGGAGATCTCCCCTTACGGCAACTGGTGGGCGGACTGGGCGTCGACCTCGAACGAGTGGATCGCCGGCGGCTCGGAGACGGGCGGCGCGGGTGCCGCCTACGACTACGCCGTCTTGCACGTGACGCCGGAGCAGGGCTCCAAGTCGCTGGAGGAGACGGTCGGCGGGGCGCTGGACGTGGACTTCTCCGCGCCGCCCGCGACCGAGGTGAACACGATGGGAGCCTGGGGCTACCCGGCTGCGCCGCCCTACAACGGGCTGAAGATGTTCAAGTGCCTCGACCGGCCCGGACGGTTCTCGCTGAGCACCTCGCTGCCGGCGATGTACCGCATCGGCTGCACGATGACCGGCGGTTCCTCCGGCGGCGGCTGGTTCAGGGTGGTCAACGGCAAGACCGAGCTGGTCTCCAACACCTCGATCGGCCCCGCCGACAACACCTGGCTGGCGGGCCCGCAGCTCGGCCGGGAGGCCGAGGCGCTCTACCAGAACATGAGCAAGACCTACGGCGGCGAGTGAGCCGTGCACGCCGAAGGCCCGCCCCCTGCGATCACTGCGATCAGCAGGGGGGCGGGCCTTCGGGCGTTGGGCCTTCGGGCGGTCCGCCATGGGCGGTCCGCCGTGGCGACTCAGGCAGCCGGCGCCGGAACGTACGGCGCGAGGTCCGCCGCCAGTTCCTCATGCACCCGTACCTTCAGCAGGGTGCCCTCCGCCGTGTGCTCCGCGGAGATCACCTCGCCCTCGGTGTGGGCGCGGGCGACCAGCTTGCCGTGGGTGTACGGCACGAGCGCCTCGATCTCGACCGAGGGCCGCGGCAGCTCGTTGTCGATCAGCGCGAGCAGCTCGTCGATGCCCTGGCCGGTGCGGGCCGAGACGGCGATGGAACGCTGCTCGATCCGCATCAACCGCTGGAGCGTCAGCGGGTCGGCCGCGTCCGCCTTGTTGATGACGACGATCTCGGGCACCCCGGTGGCGCCGACGTCCCGGACCACCTCGCGCACGGCGGCCAACTGCTCCTCCGGGTTGGGGTGCGAGCCGTCCACCACGTGCAGGATCAGGTCGGACTCGCCGACCTCCTCCATGGTGGAGCGGAACGCCTCGACCAGGTGGTGCGGCAGGTGCCGGACGAAGCCGACCGTGTCCGCCAGCGTGTACAGGCGGCCGCTGGGCGTCTCCGCCCGGCGCACGGTCGGGTCCAGGGTCGCGAACAGGGCGTTCTCGACCAGGACGCCCGCGCCCGTGAGGCGGTTGAGCAGGGACGACTTACCGGCGTTGGTGTAGCCCGCGATGGCGACGGACGGCACCTTGTGGCGCTTGCGTTCTTGGCGCTTGATCTCGCGGCCGGTCTTCATCTCCGCGATCTCCCGGCGCATCTTCGCCATCTTCTCGCGGATCCGCCGCCGGTCCGTCTCGATCTTGGTCTCACCGGGGCCACGGGTGGCGAGGCCGCCGCCCTTGCCGCCGCCCATCTGACGGGACAGCGACTGACCCCAGCCGCGCAGCCTCGGCAGCATGTACTGCATCTGCGCGAGCGCGACCTGCGCCTTGCCCTCTCGGGACTTGGCGTGCTGGGCGAAGATGTCGAGAATCAGGGCCGTACGGTCGATGACCTTGACCTTGACGACGTCCTCGAGGTGGATCAGCTGCCCCGGGCTGAGCTCACCGTCGCAGATGACGGTGTCCGCGCCCGTTTCGAGGACGATGTCGCGCAGCTCGTCGGCCTTGCCGGAACCGATGTAGGTGGCCGCGTCGGGCTTGTCGCGGCGCTGGATGACGCCGTCGAGGACGAGGGCGCCCGCAGTCTCCGCGAGGGCGGCCAGCTCCGCGAGGGAGTTGTCCGCGTCCTGTGCGGTCCCCGTGGTCCAGACGCCGACGAGCACGACCCGCTCCAGGCGGAGCTGGCGGTACTCGACCTCGGTGACGTCCTCGAGTTCGGTGGAGAGGCCGGCCACGCGGCGCAGGGCCGCGCGCTCGGTGCGGTCGAACTGGTCGCCGTCCCGCTCTCCGTCGATCTCGTGGCTCCAGGCGACGTCCTCTTCCATCAGGGCATCGGCCCGAAGACCTTCGGGGTAGGCGTGCGCCATGCGCTTGGTGTCCTGGGAAGGGGAAGAAGAGGAGGTCATTGGGTCCTTACGTCGTTGGGGATGCCGGATCGGCGGCCTTCATGGATCTCAACGCACGAGTGTCCCGGGAGATTCCCGGGCCCGTGCCGCGCCGACCTCACGATGGTCGCACGGTACGGCCCGTCTCGTCACGGCCTTATTCCGCGGTACGCGGGGCCTTCGGGACCGCATGCGGCGCGGCTTCCGGGCCGGCTTTCGGGAGGGTCTTCGAGTCGGTCTTCGAGTCCGCGTCGGCCTTCGGGTCGGCCTTCGCGATCGGTGCCGCCGACTTCCAGTCCGGGTGGCCGGGCATCGGCGGGGTCTTCTCGCTGTACAGCCATTGCTTGAAGAATCCGGCGAGATCGCGTCCGGAGATCTTTTCGGCGAGGCGCTCGAAGTCGGCCGTGGTCGCGGTGGAGTCCCGGTGGTCGTGCACCCACGCCCGCTCCAGGTGCTTGAACGCGGGCCGGCCGATCTCCTGGCGCAGGGCGTAGAGGACGAGGGCCGCACCGTCGTAGACGTTGGGGCGGAAGATGCTGATCTTCTGGCCGGGCTTGGGCGCCTTGGGCAGCGCCGGTGGGCCGCCCGCGGCGCGCCAGCGGTCGGAGGCGCCGTACGCCGCCTTCATGCGCGCCTGGAGTGTGCGGCCCGCCTTCTCCTCCGCGTACAGCGCCTCGTACCAGGTGGCGTGTCCTTCGTTGAGCCACAGGTCGGACCAGGTGCGCGGGCTGACGCTGTCGCCGAACCACTGGTGGGACAGCTCATGCACCATGATCGACTCGAGGTACCACTGGGGGTAGCTAGGCTCGGTGAAGAGGTCTCTCTCGAAGAGGGAGAGGGTCTGCGTCTCGAGTTCGAACCCGGTGGAGGCCTCGGCCAGGAGCACGCCGTACGCCTCGAAGGGGTAGGGGCCGACCTTGCCCTCCATCCAGGCGATCTGGTCGGGGGTCTTCTTCAGCCACGGTTCGAGGAGCTTGCGGTCCTTGGTGGGCACGACGTCCCGGACGGGCAGGGCGTGCGGCCCCGCGCGGTGCACGACGGTGGACCGGCCGATGGACACCTGGGCGAGTTCGGTGGCCATGGGGTGCTGCGTGCGGTACGTCCAGGTGGTCGCCCTGCCGACCCGGTCCATGCCGGTCGGCAGCCCGTTGGCCACCGCCGTGTAGCCGTTGGGGGCCGTGATCCGGACGGTGAACATCGCCTTGTCGGAGGGGTGGTCGTTGCACGGGAAGACCAGGTGGGCGGCGTCCGCCTGGTTGGCCATCGCGAGACCGTCCGTGGTCCTGATCCAGCCGCCGTCCCGGTCGGCGGGGCTCACGGGGTCGCTGGTGTGCCGCACGGTGATCCGCATCCAGCTGCCCGGGGGCAGCGCGTCCTTGGGGGTGACCACCAGGTCCTCGCCGGCGCCGGCGAAGGCGGCGGGTTCGCCGTCGACCTCGACCGAGTCGACCTTGCCGTGGGCGAAGTCGAGGTTGATCCGGTCGAGGGCTGTCGTGGTCCAGGCGTCGATGGTGGTGACCGCCTGGAGTGGCTTGTCGTTGGCGCCGGAATAGGTGAAGGACAGGTCGTAGGACGCGACGTCGTACCCGGGGTTGCCCAGGTCCGGGAAGAGGCGGTCGCCGACGCCGAGCGGGGTCGGCGGAGCGCTCGCGGCGACCAGGCAGACGGAGACGGCCGAGGCGAGCAGCGCGGATTTCAGCCGACGGGAGGGTCCGGGTCGGGCGGACGGGGCTCGCGGGGTCCGGGCGCGGGGGGTGAGCAGCATGCACCACCGCTACCAGCGCACACGGGCGCCGCGTCGGCGACGCGCGCCCGCCCCACCCGAACGGGTTGCCCACGTGCGCGTGCGTGACGCCGGCGAGCGGATCCGGCGCGACGCGTGCACGCGCGCGTGGGGATGCCTACATCGTCCCCGAGGAGGAGGACGAGGCGTGGTGCTGCGCGCGGTCCACGTCGTACACCCCGGGCACGTTGCGCATGGCGCGGATGAGGGTGGGCAGGTGTGCCGCGTCCGGGAGTTGGACGGTGTAGGTGTGGCGCACCCGCTGCTGGCTCGGGGGCTCGACGGTCGCGGAGACGATCTCGGCACCTTCCGAGGCCATCGCCTCGGTGAGGTCCGCGAGCAGATGGGGGCGGCCGAAGGATTCGGCGACCAGGGTGACCCGGCATCCGGTGGTGTCGCCCCAGCGCACGTCGACCTCTTCGCGCCCCGCGTTCGCCATGCGCGCCACGGCCGCGCACTCGGCGCGGTGGACGGTCACCACTCCCCCGCGCACGGCGAAGCCGGTGATCTCGTCGAGCGGCACGGGCGTACAGCATCCGGCGAGCCGGACGCTCGCGTCGGGCCGGTCCACGACGGTGATCGCGGCGCCGGGCCGCGCGGCGGACGCGTCGGCCGCGGGCGCGTCGGCCGGGTTCCGCGGGGTCGGCTCGGCGGCCTTGGGAGGGCTCACGGTCCCCGAGCTCGCTGCGGGTTCGGGGTGCTCGTGTTCGGCCGGGGCCGGGTGCGTCGCCAGCCATCGTTGGATGGCGATCCGGGCGGCGGGGGTGTGGGCGTGCTCCAGCCACTCCCTGGAGGGCTCCGAGGCGGGGTCCTGGCCCATGAGGAGCTGGACGGTGTCGCCGTCCCGCAGGACCGTGCTGAGGGTCGCCAGGCGGCCGTTCACGCGGGCGCCGATGCAGGCGTGGGCGTCCTCGCCGTACTGCGCGTACGCGGCGTCGACACAGGTCGCCCCCTCGGGCAGGCCGAGCGTGCCGCCGTCGGGGCGGAAGACGGTGATCTCGCGGTCCTGGGCGAGGTCCTCGCGCAGGGTGGACCAGAAGGTGTCGGGATCGGGTGCGGCCTCCTGCCAGTCGAGGAGGCGGGAGAGCCAGCCGGGCCGGGTGGGGTCGACGCGTTCCCCGTCGGCGGGGGCTCCCTCCCGGGTCTGCTCCTCGGCGAGAGCCGTGTAGGGGTTGCCGAGCGCGACGACGCCGGCCTCGGCGACCTTGTGCATCTGGTGCGTGCGGATGAGGACTTCGGCGACCTGGCCGTCCTCGCGGGCGACGGCGGTGTGCAGCGACTGGTACAGGTTGAACTTCGGGACGGCGATGAAGTCCTTGAACTCCGAGACGACCGGCGTCATACAGGTGTGCAGTTCGCCGAGGACGGCGTAACAGTCGGCGTCCTCGTTCACCAGCACCAGCAGGCGGCCGAAGTCGGCGCCCCGCATCCGGCCGCGCTTGCGGGCCGCGCGGTGCACGGAGACGAAGTGCCGTGGCCGGATGAGGACTTCGGCCTGGATGCCGGCGTCGCGCAGGACCGTGCGCATCGCGTCGGCGAACTCGGCGAGGGGGTCGTCCGCACGGGAGGCGTTGTCGACGATCAGCTCGCGGGTGTGCTCGTACTCCTCTGGGTGGAGGATCGCGAAGACCAGGTCCTCCAGTTCGGTCTTGAGCGCCTGGACGCCGAGGCGTTCGGCGAGCGGGATGAGGACGTCGCGGGTCACCTTGGCGATGCGCGCCTGCTTCTCGGGTCGCATCACCCCCAGGGTGCGCATGTTGTGCAGCCGGTCGGCGAGTTTGATCGACATCACGCGGACGTCGTTGCCGGTGGCGACGAGCATCTTGCGGAAGGTCTCGGGCTCGGCGGCCGCCCCGTAGTCGACCTTCTCCAGCTTCGTGACGCCGTCGACGAGATAGCGCACCTCGGCGCCGAACTGCTCACCGACCTGATCGAGCGTCACATCGGTGTCCTCGACGGTGTCGTGGAGCAGAGAGGCCGTCAGGGTCGTGGTCTCCGCGCCGAGTTCGGCGAGGATCAGGGTCACGGCGAGCGGGTGGGTGATGTAGGGCTCGCCGCTCTTGCGCATCTGGCCGCGGTGCGAGGACTCGGCGAGCACGTAGGCGCGGTGCAGCGGTTCCAGGTCGGCGTGCGGATGGTGGGCGCGGTGGACCTCGACCACGTGACCGATCGCGTCGGGCAGTCGGCCGCGGGAGGTGGGACCGAGCAGCGCGGCCCCGACCAGGCGGCGCAGGTCGATCCGGGGACGGCTGCGCCTGCGGGGCGTGGCCGGTACTACCGGGCCTGGGGTCGCAGGGTTCGTGGCCTCCGCACTCATGGGCACCTCCGGCTGCGTGGACCGGCGGACGGGGTGTCCCAGGGCGGACACGGCTCAGGGGACTGGTTATGGTCCCCCGTCCGGGCCGGTGCTTGATGCTACCGAGCCCATCACGCGCGACTGACCGCCTCTCGCCGAGCGTGAAACGGATCACCCCTTCGAGCGACGGATAAGAGGTTTACGGTTTTGAGCCACCCGACCGAGGGGCGGTCGCGCATTCGAACCCACGACCGGCCCCCGGGGCGTGCTCCCGCCTGCCATCAGACCGTCCCGGCCTCCGATGCCATGCCGTGTCGGGATCAACGGGCGACTGTTTCCAGCCACTCGGGATCGATCTCTCCTGTGGCGACGATCACTGCGGGCCCGGTCATCTCGATCTCCCCGTCGGGCCGCTCGGTGATCAGCAGTCGGCCACCGGGCAGGTCGACGGTGTAGGTGACCGGCGTCCCGGTGGCCGCCGGGTCGATGCCGTCCCTGCGCGCGGCCGCCACGGCGACGGCGCACGCGCCCGTGCCGCACGAGCGGGTCTCGCCGGACCCGCGCTCGTGCACGCGCAGGGCGACGTGCCGCGGGCCGCGGTCCACGACGAACTCGACGTTGACGCCGTCCGGGTAGGCGGAGGCGGGGCTGAAGGGCGGCGGGGAGAACAGGTCGCCGGCGTGGGCGAGGTCGTCCACGAAGGCGACGGCGTGCGGGTTGCCCATGTTGACGTTGCGCGCGGGCCAACTGCGCGGGCCGACGCTCACCGTGACGTCCCCTTCGGGGAGCCGGGCCCTGCCCATGCCGACCGTGACGTCCCCGTCCTTGGCGATGTGCACGCTCTTGACGCCCCCGCGCGTGGCGACCGCGAGGTCGCCCTCGGGGACGAGCCCGGCCCGCTGGAGATAGCGGGCGAAGACGCGGACTCCGTTGCCGCACATCTCGGCGACGGAGCCGTCGCCGTTGCGGTAGTCCATGAACCACTCCGCCTCGGCCGCCATGTCCTTCGCCTCGGGGTGTGCGGCGGAGCGCACGACGTGCAGCACTCCGTCGCCGCCGATGCCCGCGCGACGGTCGCACAGGGCGGCGACCGCGGCCGGGGTGAGGTCGATGGCGTTCTCGGCGTCCGGGACGATCACGAAGTCGTTCTCGGTGCCGTGACCCTTGAGGAAGGCGATCCGCGTGCTCATTCCTCGATCGTACGGGGTGGGCGAGCGCGACGGTCAGCGCAGCCGGGCGACCCGCCAGACGGCCAGGGCCACCACCGCCGCGACCATCACGACGTAGGCGAGGACGACCCGCCAGTCGGGCCGGCGCCCGGAGCCGCGCTGGGGCAGGCCGGGCCACGTGTAACCGACGCGGCGGGCGGCCGTCATTCCCCAGCCGGCCGCGCAGAAGCAGATCAGCAGCCCGAGCATGGCGATCATGGCCCCGCTGTCGCCGAAGTCGAAGGCGAGCGGGAAGGCGAACATCAGGGAGCCGATCGCGGCCAGGGCCACGATGGGCGCGAGCTGCCAGATCCGCAGCCGTCGCTGCGGGCGCAGCTCGACCTCGACCTCGGGGCCGCTCGCGAACATCTCCTCCGGCTCGGGACCGTCGTCGCTCACACCGCCCTGGGTGTCGTCCTCGTCCGGCCCGTCAGGGCTCAGACGGCTCTCCTCGGGCTCCGGTTCAGCGCCCTCGACGGTGCGGTGCTCGGTGCCTTCTGCGGTGTCGCGAGGGCCGGCCTCCATCGCCACGCGCCCTCCCAACTCGGACTCCACTTGTCGATCGAAGCTCGATGATGGCACGGCACCGGAGGCCCGGATGACGGCCTGGGCGTCCCGATGCCATGACGTGATCAGGCTGTAACCGGTCGTTCCACCAACGCCAGCGCGAGCTCCGGAAGTTCTGTGAGATCAGCCGCAGCCCCACTCAACCAGTGCACCCGCGGATCGCGCCTGAACCACGAATCCTGACGGCGCGCGAAGCGCTTGGTGGCACGCACGGTCTCCGTGCGCGCCTCGGCCTCGGTGCACTCGCCGGCCAGGGCCGTGAGGACCTGCTGGTAGCCGAGCGCGCGCGAGGCCGTGCGCCCCTCGCGCAGGCCCTGCGCCTCCAGCGCGCGGACCTCGTCCACAAGCCCCGCGTCCCACATGCGGTCGACGCGGCGGGCGATGCGCTCATCGAGTTCGGGGCGCGCCACGTCGACCCCGATCTGGACGGTGTCGTAGACGGAGTCATGCCCCGGCAGGTTGGCGGTGAAGGGCTTGCCGGTGATCTCGATCACCTCGAGGGCCCGCACGATCCGGCGGCCGTTGCCGGGCAGGATCGCGTGCGCGGCCTCGGGGTCGGCGGCGGCCAGCCGGGCGTGCAGCGCTCCCGAGCCGCGCAGCGTGAGCTCCTCCTCGAGGCGGGCGCGGACCTCGGGGTCGGTACCGGGGAACTCCAGGTTGTCGACGGCGCCACGGACGTACAGCCCGGAGCCGCCGACGAGAATCGGCCACCGGCCCTCGGCGAGCAGGGCGTCGATCCGCGCACGGGCCAGCCTCTGGTACTCGGCGACGGAGGCGGTGACCGTGACGTCCCAGACGTCGAGGAGGTGGTGCGGGACGCCGCCGCGCTCCTCGGGCGTCAGCTTGGCGGTGCCGATGTCCATCCCTCGGTAGAGCTGCATGGAGTCGGCGTTGACGACCTCGCCGCCGAGTCGCTGGGCCAGGAAGACGCCCAGATCGGACTTTCCGGCCGCGGTCGGTCCGACGACGGCGATGACGCGGGGGGCGGGGGGTGCGCTGCTCACTGCACCAGTCTCGCAAACCTCGACCCCCGCCCTCGAACGAGTTACGTGACGGCACCGGCCCGGAGTCGTTGCCCGTTGCGAGATTCCCGTCGCCCTTCGCAGGGGCGGCGGCCCCGGTGGCGCAATCGGACGCACCGGCCAACGCGGGATTTCGCCCGCACGAGTACCGTATGGAGTGGATATGGGCGTTTTGGCGCGACTTTTCCGGAGGTCGAAGGTCACGGAGGAGGCGGCTGCCGAGGAGGCGACGAACGCCGCCGAGGCGCCGGGCGGTACGCCGCAGGACGGCACCGACGGGGAACCGGCTGCAGAGGTCACCCAGGAGGCGACCGAAGCCGAGGACGGCACGGCGGCAGAGGCGGAACCGGCAGCGGAGCCGGCCGCCGCCGACGACGGCGTCGAGATTCCCCGGCAGCAGTCCGCCGAGGAAGCGGCCGACAGCGAGGCCGGCGAAGGCGCTCGCACGTAGGGAACCCGCGAGGGAAGGTGACCCATGGGTCTTTTGGACAATTTGAAGGCCAAGCTCGCCCCGGCCAAGGGCAAGGTCTCGGACCTCGCGCACCAGCACGGGGACAAGATCCAGCACGGTCTCGACAAGGCCGCGCATGTCGTCGACGAGAAGACCAAGGGCAAGTACAGCAACAAGATCCATACGGGCACCGACAAGGCCAAGGGCGCCATGGACCGGATCGCGCACAAGGACGAGCCTCCAGCGGGCGGCGGGGACACGTTCACTCCGCCGACCCCGCCTCCACCGGCTTCCTGAACCGCGCGTGAAACGGCGGACGGCCGCGGAGCGGAGACGCTCGCGGCCGTCCGCCGTTTCACGCCCTCCGGCCCGTCCGCTACGACCAGGCCGCGACCACGTATCCGACGCCGTACGGCGCGTCCTCGTACAGCAGAGCGCCCGTCAGCCCGGCGTCCTCGGCGGCGCCCGCGAGCACCTGCCAGGGCGCCCGGCCCGACGCCTTGAGCTCGTACGCCAGCTCCGCGTCCAGCGCCTGGAGAGCCGTCACGTCCGCCGTGCCAAGCGCCCGTGCGACCTCCGCGTCGAAGGGGGCCGCGCGCTCGTCGAGGTAGCCCGGCGCCTTCAGCGTCCGGCACGCGCTGGAGTCGCCCATCACCAGCAGCGCGACCCGCCCCGGCATCGCGCCGATCTCCCGTCCGACCTCGACGCACCGCTCGCCCACGAGCGGTTCCCCCACGCCCAGTCCCTCCACGGGGGCAGCCGACCAGCCGGCGCGCGCCAGCAGCCAGGCGCCGACGGCGAGGGACGGCGGCAGGTCGCGTCCGGGCTGCGCGTCACCGCCGTCACGGCCCAGCCGTACGGCGAGGTCCACCCCGAAGCCGCGGAACGAGCCCCGCGCACCCTGCGGGTACGGTCCCCGCCCGGCCTGCTCGG is a window encoding:
- a CDS encoding trypsin-like serine peptidase; its protein translation is MRSTRTPIAHRHGRRRTLLAAGLVTALALTATACNGSDEDKAGAGASRTADAGSGDGKVKVPADIAGKLKQHGIDVDKWADGGWQDWDKDKWLSAAKDFVNPVIEGLWKPERMQSAKEANKTVTTKDAAADQGVSDPEPAAVQAAAEKTPYHENAAPVGKVFFDSPAGAMVCSGTVIKDVNHPGKSNLVWTAGHCVHAGGAGGWYRNLVFVPAYNDLGKSEAQLGNATAAEISPYGNWWADWASTSNEWIAGGSETGGAGAAYDYAVLHVTPEQGSKSLEETVGGALDVDFSAPPATEVNTMGAWGYPAAPPYNGLKMFKCLDRPGRFSLSTSLPAMYRIGCTMTGGSSGGGWFRVVNGKTELVSNTSIGPADNTWLAGPQLGREAEALYQNMSKTYGGE
- a CDS encoding trypsin-like serine peptidase; this translates as MRSIRPSFTARRRRNARRRTSPVLGAVALASVLALTATACDSGGTDAEGRAGATASAAGDGKITIPDDIKDKLKEHGIDLDKWKNGAWKNWDKDDWLREAQDYINPIIKGLWDPDRMRKAEDPDRAVDDGDLSGDQGVTDPTPAAVDAKAVPTTYHANAPEAGKVFFDSPEGTMVCSATVVQDPAHPGKSNLVWTAGHCVHAGKGGGWYRNLVFVPSYNDKGLSAEQLQTATKEQAAPYGVWWGDWTKTSDQWIAQGGQTGGNGASYDYAVIHVTPEEGGSGKSLEETVGSALPVDFKAPAVPKIDSITATGYPAAAPYDGQKLYQCQDKPGRFSISSSDPTMYRIGCTMTGGSSGGGWVAAGSNGKPALVSNTSIGPVKAGWLAGPRLGDVAKGVYDSVSDKFAGQ
- the hflX gene encoding GTPase HflX, with translation MTSSSSPSQDTKRMAHAYPEGLRADALMEEDVAWSHEIDGERDGDQFDRTERAALRRVAGLSTELEDVTEVEYRQLRLERVVLVGVWTTGTAQDADNSLAELAALAETAGALVLDGVIQRRDKPDAATYIGSGKADELRDIVLETGADTVICDGELSPGQLIHLEDVVKVKVIDRTALILDIFAQHAKSREGKAQVALAQMQYMLPRLRGWGQSLSRQMGGGKGGGLATRGPGETKIETDRRRIREKMAKMRREIAEMKTGREIKRQERKRHKVPSVAIAGYTNAGKSSLLNRLTGAGVLVENALFATLDPTVRRAETPSGRLYTLADTVGFVRHLPHHLVEAFRSTMEEVGESDLILHVVDGSHPNPEEQLAAVREVVRDVGATGVPEIVVINKADAADPLTLQRLMRIEQRSIAVSARTGQGIDELLALIDNELPRPSVEIEALVPYTHGKLVARAHTEGEVISAEHTAEGTLLKVRVHEELAADLAPYVPAPAA
- a CDS encoding diaminobutyrate--2-oxoglutarate transaminase family protein yields the protein MVAASSGAQPAHEGILRRQSARESAARTYARALPIVPVRARGLTIEGADGRRYLDCLSGAGTLALGHNHPVVLEAIRKVLDSGAPLHVLDLATPVKDAFITELFRTLPAGLADHARVQFCGPAGTDAVEAALKLVRAATGRTGVLAFTGAYHGMTTGSLEASGGAFDVRVARLPYPQDYRCPFGVGGERGAELAARWTESVLDDPKSGVRLPAGMILEPVQGEGGVIPAPDAWMRRMRQITADRSIPLIADEVQTGVGRTGAFWAVEHSGVTPDVMVLSKAIGGSLPLAVIVYRDDLDVWEPGAHAGTFRGNQLAMAAGTATLAYVRQNGLAERAATLGTRMLDGLRCLAREFPGMGDVRGRGLMIGVEMVDPEAESGPGGIGSPLVAGRADDGLDAYTEVDGTGAGVGAGAGAAMPSTPSRSIPAQAACPAAAPALALAVRRECLRRGLIVELGGRHASVVRLLPPLTITDEQAAAVLDRLADAMAAVSRGQVHGQIRDTGPGDHAQAHRQNRSRRQPGQVPRQGDPAESAHSA